One window of Treponema denticola genomic DNA carries:
- a CDS encoding ABC transporter ATP-binding protein: MADTLLEVCNLKKYFTLGRKEILHAVDDVSFTVNRGETVGIVGESGCGKTTLGRTVLGLYRPTAGKIIFDGTEIDSASKKELHTFKKRAQIILQDPFASFNPRMTISQIISEGMEAHNLYKTKKEMENSVYSLLETVGLVPEHANRFPHEFSGGQRQRIGIARALAVEPDFIVCDEPISSLDVSIQAQIINLLIRLQKEFKMTYLFIAHDLSIVKYISDKVGVMYSGKLVEFAKSADLYKKPLHPYSQALISAIPSTDIDSPMSARRIHIHGEISSAINPPQGCRFYKRCPKAFEKCKSIPPELIETEEGHFTACHLINPLL, translated from the coding sequence ATGGCTGATACCCTTTTAGAAGTTTGCAATTTAAAAAAATATTTTACTCTGGGCCGTAAAGAAATTTTACATGCAGTGGATGATGTAAGCTTCACGGTAAACCGCGGAGAAACGGTAGGCATTGTAGGTGAATCGGGCTGCGGCAAAACCACTTTAGGTAGAACCGTCCTCGGCCTTTACCGCCCTACTGCCGGAAAAATAATTTTTGATGGAACCGAAATCGACTCGGCTTCAAAAAAAGAACTGCATACTTTTAAAAAGAGGGCGCAAATAATTTTGCAAGATCCTTTTGCTTCTTTTAATCCCCGTATGACAATTTCGCAAATTATTTCGGAAGGAATGGAAGCTCACAATTTATATAAAACAAAAAAAGAAATGGAGAATAGCGTATACTCTCTTCTTGAAACCGTAGGCCTTGTTCCCGAACATGCCAATAGATTTCCGCATGAATTTTCGGGAGGGCAAAGACAAAGAATAGGAATTGCAAGGGCTTTGGCAGTGGAGCCCGACTTTATAGTTTGTGATGAGCCTATTTCTTCCCTCGATGTTTCAATTCAAGCTCAAATAATAAATTTATTGATAAGGCTTCAAAAAGAATTTAAAATGACCTATCTATTTATTGCCCATGATTTATCTATAGTAAAATATATTTCCGATAAGGTCGGCGTTATGTATTCGGGGAAACTTGTAGAATTTGCAAAAAGTGCCGACCTATATAAAAAACCGCTTCATCCTTATTCTCAAGCCTTAATTTCTGCAATCCCAAGTACCGATATAGATTCCCCTATGTCGGCACGGCGTATTCATATCCATGGAGAAATAAGCAGTGCAATCAATCCCCCTCAAGGCTGCCGTTTTTATAAACGCTGCCCAAAGGCTTTTGAAAAGTGCAAATCAATTCCGCCCGAATTAATAGAAACGGAAGAAGGGCACTTTACTGCCTGCCATTTAATCAATCCTCTATTATAA
- a CDS encoding phosphodiester glycosidase family protein — translation MYSNSKCNKFLMYFIFVIFLFCSCQTFYPKNSPEFSFIENSEKNFVWEKLTEGIFLSHIKYEEYPLIVHAVKIDLTNPKLKIVVTEPALFNGKGMVKRETTLSFARRHNTVIALNAAFFNVISFSFSLRGEPLGIHIDKKINLSKPFPKYGALCFLDDNSAFIIESQNTEDIKADIEYAVSGNRIILKDGKPIITNISKKEDSRTCVGLADGGKTLYLFFAEGENKKRSRGITYDQAHFFMKKLGAQDAIHLDGGGSSSLIIKKENKFFVEVPSISNFGLRRVVTNLGFIIED, via the coding sequence ATGTATTCAAATTCTAAATGCAATAAATTTTTAATGTATTTTATTTTTGTTATTTTTTTATTTTGTTCTTGCCAAACTTTTTACCCAAAAAACAGTCCTGAATTTTCTTTTATAGAAAATTCGGAAAAAAATTTTGTTTGGGAAAAATTGACAGAAGGGATTTTTCTTTCACATATTAAATATGAAGAATATCCTCTCATTGTACATGCTGTAAAAATAGATCTGACTAATCCTAAATTAAAAATAGTTGTAACTGAACCTGCACTTTTTAACGGCAAAGGTATGGTAAAAAGAGAAACAACTTTAAGTTTTGCTAGAAGGCATAATACTGTGATAGCCTTGAATGCCGCATTTTTTAATGTAATATCTTTTTCGTTTTCTTTAAGGGGTGAGCCTCTTGGAATTCATATCGATAAAAAAATAAATTTATCTAAGCCTTTCCCTAAATATGGGGCACTATGCTTTTTAGACGATAATTCTGCCTTTATAATAGAGTCCCAAAATACGGAAGACATTAAAGCTGATATTGAATATGCCGTAAGCGGTAATAGAATAATCTTAAAAGACGGAAAGCCTATAATAACAAATATCAGTAAAAAAGAAGATTCAAGAACCTGTGTAGGTCTTGCAGATGGAGGAAAAACTTTATATCTTTTTTTTGCAGAAGGTGAAAATAAAAAAAGGAGCAGAGGTATCACTTATGACCAAGCGCATTTTTTTATGAAAAAGCTTGGAGCGCAAGACGCTATACATTTAGATGGAGGAGGTTCCAGCTCTTTAATAATAAAAAAAGAAAATAAATTTTTTGTTGAAGTCCCTTCAATTTCAAATTTCGGTTTGCGTAGGGTTGTAACAAATTTAGGTTTTATAATAGAGGATTGA
- a CDS encoding cation diffusion facilitator family transporter — protein sequence MNSGNIIKLVRIASLISLIGNIIICIAKLVIGIYANSLSVIGDGIDSATDVGISIMTLAVSFIIGRPSDKKHPWGHQRAETMASLILAFIIMIAGFQLFITATGKLINVYKGTVTILMPHIFAVIVTVSSIAVKLLLALNQYIIGKKTGSMMIQANAKNMTNDVILSASVLAGLAISHFFKAPIFDAVTALLVSLWIMKSGIELFMELNIELMDGNTNDILYKQLFEAVNSVEGAHNPHRARIRRMANLLDIDLDIEVDAAISIYEGHCIAEKVTSAIKEKIENVYDIMVHIEPYGIHNNEEEGFGLSEKDINN from the coding sequence ATGAATAGCGGTAATATAATAAAACTTGTAAGAATTGCCTCTCTAATTTCTCTTATCGGAAACATAATAATATGCATCGCAAAACTTGTAATAGGAATTTATGCAAACAGTCTTTCAGTAATCGGCGATGGAATTGACTCTGCTACGGATGTCGGCATTTCTATTATGACCCTTGCAGTAAGTTTTATAATAGGAAGACCTTCGGATAAGAAACACCCATGGGGTCATCAAAGAGCTGAAACTATGGCCTCACTCATCTTAGCCTTTATAATTATGATAGCCGGATTTCAATTATTTATCACAGCAACAGGGAAACTCATAAATGTTTATAAAGGAACCGTAACTATTCTGATGCCTCACATATTTGCCGTTATTGTTACGGTATCTTCAATTGCGGTAAAATTACTTTTAGCCCTAAACCAGTATATTATAGGCAAAAAAACCGGCAGCATGATGATTCAAGCCAATGCAAAAAATATGACAAATGACGTAATTCTTTCCGCTTCGGTTTTAGCAGGTCTTGCAATTTCACATTTTTTTAAAGCTCCTATTTTCGATGCAGTTACAGCCCTCCTCGTAAGCCTTTGGATTATGAAATCGGGTATAGAACTTTTTATGGAACTAAATATCGAATTAATGGACGGGAATACAAACGATATTTTATATAAACAATTATTTGAAGCCGTTAATTCCGTTGAAGGAGCTCATAATCCTCACCGTGCAAGAATCAGACGTATGGCCAATCTTCTGGATATAGATTTGGATATTGAGGTCGATGCCGCAATCAGTATTTATGAAGGTCATTGTATAGCGGAAAAAGTAACTTCAGCAATTAAAGAAAAAATAGAAAATGTTTATGATATAATGGTACACATTGAACCGTACGGAATTCATAACAATGAAGAGGAAGGCTTCGGTTTATCCGAAAAAGATATAAACAACTAA
- a CDS encoding M15 family metallopeptidase, producing MYFTLKKIFFLFFFFVFIFSIYPNNKISDEDVYKKVYTYISKRFPKDIFNKINNNRNIFFKNLNNVLNNEKEDALILVDKLNLLDKNYKTKNIILLYDIKDRKYVLDRTNIYLAKIAERPLQKMAEDAKKNGIEIRVSSGYRSYSYQSKLFSKYVNVHGKKNTQSFSAHPGASQHQLGTAIDFGTITDAYADTAEGKWMLKNAWKYGWSLSYPKGMEHITGYKWECWHYRYLGVEACKFQKEWFGDIQQYMLEFIDLWKKEKAKLN from the coding sequence ATGTATTTTACTCTAAAGAAAATTTTCTTTCTATTTTTCTTTTTTGTCTTTATATTTTCTATTTATCCGAACAATAAAATTTCCGATGAAGATGTATATAAAAAAGTATATACGTATATTTCAAAACGGTTTCCTAAGGATATTTTTAATAAAATAAATAACAATCGAAATATTTTTTTTAAGAATTTAAATAACGTATTAAATAATGAAAAAGAAGATGCTTTGATTTTGGTAGATAAGCTTAATCTTCTTGATAAAAATTATAAAACTAAAAATATTATATTACTCTATGACATAAAAGATAGAAAGTATGTTCTGGATCGTACCAATATATATCTTGCAAAAATTGCAGAACGTCCATTGCAAAAAATGGCAGAAGACGCAAAAAAAAATGGAATAGAAATAAGGGTAAGTTCAGGTTATCGTTCTTATAGCTATCAGTCAAAACTTTTTTCAAAATATGTAAATGTGCATGGTAAAAAAAATACTCAGTCTTTTTCTGCTCATCCGGGGGCCAGTCAGCATCAACTTGGTACTGCCATTGACTTTGGTACAATTACGGATGCCTACGCCGATACTGCTGAAGGGAAATGGATGCTTAAAAATGCGTGGAAGTATGGCTGGTCTTTATCTTACCCGAAAGGTATGGAGCATATTACAGGCTATAAATGGGAGTGCTGGCATTATAGGTATTTGGGCGTTGAGGCTTGTAAATTTCAAAAAGAATGGTTCGGCGATATTCAACAATATATGCTGGAATTTATCGACCTTTGGAAAAAAGAAAAAGCAAAACTTAATTAG
- a CDS encoding STAS domain-containing protein, translating into MENLIINESEVSGCLLLSIEGSVNLYTSGDFEKRVYSAIKDHDTILDLSKVTSLSSSGIGVLMSAHNDSEDNGHKMYVLNPAKDVKMALDSTGFSDVFNIIHSVGEI; encoded by the coding sequence ATGGAAAATTTAATTATTAATGAATCAGAGGTATCCGGATGCTTATTATTATCTATAGAAGGTTCTGTTAATTTATATACATCCGGCGATTTTGAAAAAAGAGTATATTCGGCAATTAAAGATCACGATACAATTTTGGATCTATCAAAGGTAACATCACTATCATCGTCGGGAATTGGCGTGCTTATGTCTGCCCATAATGATAGTGAGGATAACGGACACAAGATGTATGTGTTGAATCCGGCCAAGGATGTCAAAATGGCTCTGGATTCAACAGGATTTTCAGATGTGTTTAATATTATCCATTCCGTCGGTGAGATATAA
- a CDS encoding PP2C family protein-serine/threonine phosphatase, with protein sequence MGLIVFEFFFLIVLTILAASLIVKEEPYARDLFMVAGMTVITTLLFLTLILALYFNFSGVVFIISKIFMIGMVLISFFTLQFTVKMPYFERKKNTPFTVLNGILHLGIAALAIFFIKGFFWNPLSGFKFTSVMIAGNPASGIFERILLLVVPVLAMLISIYKVFREGRRIYRQQMIIYFLALFFSVIIWSFVYYLSTIFSWAIAITPLGYLLLVFFTSFGFSTSMVYDRKQLSLALFRFLIFILVFAAVTGYWASWVLTYVRNFYLQIVLLIVGALIFLVIRNFVSQKFKWLLGDTSEYAKVIEEKLQRVDYTEGREKVMNNFSNILLEQLNAGSINILITSENEILEPVYSTIDITSTFDAAQPIFKFLLNENIQVVMRSQVLTNPLFSDVRSELISFMNSTYAEILICVREGQKLIGVISISSKKRKEAYTTYDFDVLNSLYSYFFLVVYYLRNIAKQDIVLILDREIEMSDQIIGSIQKNIDIVEKKVIDVDSVAFSAHQLGGDFTDFIRLSEDRYLFLIGDVSGKGLSASMSMVILKSVMHTYLSETPDFKELVVKINSFIKNNLPKGTFLAGLFGIMDFKTSTIYYLNCGIPLMSMYIDSYKNVIEIQGEGRVLGFVKNIRPFLKVRKITMNRNDIIVFTTDGLLDSKNLKGDKFGNERVSRLIAANKTKSAKEISNAIYKTFLDYIAHEIEDDITIMTFKHI encoded by the coding sequence ATGGGGCTGATTGTTTTTGAATTCTTTTTTCTTATTGTCTTAACGATATTGGCTGCAAGCCTCATTGTCAAAGAAGAGCCTTATGCGCGGGATCTTTTTATGGTTGCCGGGATGACAGTAATAACGACCTTGCTTTTTTTGACCTTAATATTAGCATTATATTTCAATTTTTCCGGCGTGGTTTTTATTATATCTAAAATTTTTATGATAGGGATGGTTTTGATTTCCTTTTTTACCTTGCAGTTTACCGTTAAAATGCCTTATTTTGAGCGTAAAAAAAATACTCCTTTTACAGTGCTTAATGGTATTTTGCATTTAGGTATTGCTGCATTGGCAATTTTCTTTATAAAAGGCTTCTTTTGGAATCCTCTATCAGGTTTTAAATTCACATCAGTTATGATAGCTGGAAATCCTGCCTCAGGCATTTTTGAAAGGATACTCCTTTTGGTTGTACCTGTTTTGGCAATGTTGATTTCTATATATAAAGTTTTTAGGGAAGGACGTAGAATTTACAGACAGCAGATGATAATTTATTTTCTGGCTCTTTTTTTTAGCGTAATTATTTGGAGCTTTGTATATTATCTTTCTACTATTTTTTCATGGGCAATAGCTATAACACCTCTTGGATATCTGCTTTTAGTATTTTTTACCTCATTCGGATTTTCAACCTCAATGGTATATGATAGAAAACAGCTGTCCCTTGCCTTATTCAGATTTTTGATTTTTATTTTAGTATTTGCTGCCGTAACAGGATATTGGGCTTCGTGGGTTCTTACCTATGTCCGTAATTTTTATCTTCAGATTGTTTTGCTGATTGTAGGAGCTCTAATTTTTCTTGTTATTAGGAATTTTGTTTCTCAAAAATTTAAATGGCTTTTGGGTGATACTTCAGAATACGCAAAAGTTATAGAAGAAAAATTGCAACGGGTTGACTATACGGAAGGCCGTGAAAAAGTCATGAACAATTTTTCTAATATTCTATTGGAACAACTAAATGCCGGTTCTATCAATATTTTGATTACAAGTGAAAATGAAATATTGGAACCTGTTTATTCGACCATAGATATAACTTCTACCTTTGATGCTGCTCAACCTATTTTTAAATTTTTATTGAATGAAAATATTCAGGTTGTAATGCGATCTCAAGTTTTGACAAACCCTCTTTTTTCCGATGTAAGAAGTGAATTAATAAGTTTTATGAACAGTACGTATGCCGAAATATTAATTTGTGTACGTGAAGGCCAAAAATTGATAGGTGTTATTTCCATTTCTTCTAAAAAAAGAAAAGAGGCTTATACCACATATGACTTTGATGTCTTAAATAGTCTTTATTCTTACTTCTTTTTAGTTGTATATTATTTGCGGAATATAGCAAAGCAGGATATAGTTCTTATTCTCGATAGAGAAATAGAAATGTCCGATCAAATTATCGGTTCAATCCAAAAGAATATAGATATTGTTGAAAAGAAAGTTATTGATGTGGATTCTGTTGCTTTTTCGGCTCACCAATTGGGAGGCGATTTTACCGACTTTATTCGATTGTCTGAAGATAGATATTTATTTTTGATAGGAGACGTTTCCGGTAAAGGATTAAGTGCAAGCATGTCAATGGTTATTTTGAAGTCTGTTATGCATACTTATCTTTCGGAAACTCCCGATTTTAAAGAACTTGTAGTAAAAATAAATTCTTTTATTAAGAATAATCTTCCTAAAGGAACTTTCCTTGCGGGGCTTTTCGGTATTATGGATTTTAAGACCTCAACAATATACTATCTTAACTGTGGTATTCCTCTCATGTCTATGTATATTGATTCTTATAAAAATGTTATCGAAATACAGGGAGAGGGAAGAGTATTAGGTTTTGTAAAAAATATACGTCCCTTTTTGAAGGTCAGAAAAATTACAATGAACCGTAATGATATTATAGTATTTACGACTGACGGTTTGTTGGATTCCAAGAATTTAAAAGGCGACAAATTCGGAAATGAGAGGGTAAGCCGTTTAATTGCAGCGAATAAGACTAAGTCTGCTAAAGAAATTTCTAATGCAATATATAAAACGTTCTTGGATTATATTGCTCATGAAATTGAAGATGATATTACTATTATGACATTTAAACATATATAA
- a CDS encoding PP2C family protein-serine/threonine phosphatase — protein MIKLRKLLSNILISIGMGSVFALFLIFVSPRFLFLGKFYSANDMTLALSRLARIPEITQVHRFIIGALVFVIVAIFADYLIRTSYKKIESREYDKPKTKVFAEFLKKTRFCYTIENLIDAINNELEYSGDCSVMLVDSIENIVLYNSASRFISSPETYASLHEITVGYKPGVYFFNADMQGCKLKDARIAAVILEKMQFFIICGYFNEVEPEIFNTMFSEFLTYQNRVTTLEKLLYFSELSQEWNMVANTQKAFLPQKLPEMPMLELAAYFKPLVNVSGDYYDAIKIDEHKTLLVVGDVSGKGLSAALVMGIVVNTIKIAKNKEDLPALVLAVDSAIKRMGLLDKYTVLFLGLVDTEKMSIKYVNASMEDPMILTESPYGYKVKVLESTCSIVGIIDFDKIEVRERPLYRGDVILMMTDGVPEAMNGEGVELAETDMYMESIKSFVQSSADDIVQKVAGMAYAHTGSQPMRDDITIMCAKVKG, from the coding sequence ATGATAAAATTACGTAAATTACTTTCGAATATTCTGATAAGTATTGGGATGGGGAGTGTTTTTGCTCTCTTCTTGATATTTGTCAGCCCGAGATTTTTGTTTTTAGGTAAATTTTATTCGGCTAATGATATGACTCTGGCTTTGAGCAGGTTGGCTAGAATTCCTGAGATTACTCAGGTTCATCGTTTTATCATAGGAGCTTTGGTCTTTGTCATTGTTGCAATCTTTGCAGACTATCTTATACGTACCTCTTATAAGAAAATAGAAAGTAGAGAATATGATAAGCCTAAAACTAAGGTTTTTGCGGAATTTTTGAAAAAAACTCGATTTTGTTACACTATAGAAAATTTAATAGATGCCATAAATAATGAGCTTGAATATTCAGGTGACTGTTCGGTAATGCTTGTAGATTCTATAGAAAATATCGTTTTATATAACAGCGCTTCAAGATTTATTTCTTCTCCGGAAACTTATGCTTCTTTGCATGAAATCACAGTGGGATACAAACCAGGAGTTTATTTTTTTAATGCCGATATGCAGGGCTGTAAACTTAAAGATGCCCGTATTGCTGCGGTAATTTTAGAAAAAATGCAATTTTTTATTATTTGCGGATATTTTAATGAGGTTGAACCTGAGATTTTTAATACAATGTTTTCGGAATTTTTGACTTATCAAAACAGGGTTACTACTCTTGAGAAGCTTTTATACTTTTCAGAATTAAGCCAAGAATGGAACATGGTTGCCAACACACAAAAGGCTTTCTTACCTCAAAAGCTCCCTGAGATGCCTATGCTTGAGTTGGCGGCTTATTTTAAACCCCTTGTAAACGTATCAGGAGACTATTATGATGCTATAAAGATTGATGAGCATAAGACCCTCCTAGTTGTAGGGGACGTCTCCGGTAAGGGCCTTTCAGCTGCATTGGTTATGGGTATTGTTGTAAATACAATTAAAATAGCAAAAAATAAAGAAGACCTTCCTGCTCTTGTGTTGGCGGTAGACAGCGCCATAAAAAGAATGGGCCTTTTGGATAAGTATACGGTTTTATTTTTAGGTTTAGTTGACACCGAAAAAATGTCTATAAAATATGTTAATGCCTCAATGGAAGATCCGATGATTCTTACGGAATCCCCGTATGGCTACAAGGTAAAGGTTCTTGAATCTACCTGCAGTATTGTAGGTATCATTGACTTCGATAAAATAGAAGTGCGTGAAAGACCTCTTTATCGAGGTGATGTAATTTTGATGATGACTGATGGTGTTCCTGAGGCCATGAATGGCGAAGGCGTTGAATTAGCTGAGACCGATATGTACATGGAATCTATAAAATCTTTTGTTCAATCCAGCGCAGATGATATAGTGCAAAAAGTTGCCGGTATGGCTTATGCTCATACAGGTAGTCAGCCCATGCGAGATGATATTACTATAATGTGTGCTAAGGTTAAGGGGTAA
- the dnaJ gene encoding molecular chaperone DnaJ, producing MFLEVPKFLHWEFLVPASKRDYYEVLGVDKKASNDDIKKAYRKLAIKYHPDKNQGDKAAEEKFKEATEAYEILIDEKKRSMYDQFGHAGVDGMAGGGGYDPSAFQGFEDIFGGSFSDIFENLFGGGFARSSGFGGRHAGPIRGSNLRYDLQISFVDAVYGKKAELSYTRNEKCSECHGTGSESGSSKRMCPDCKGTGQVRQSTGFFSISRPCPTCGGEGSIIEKPCKKCGGNGLKRKKQRIIVTIPAGVENGKRITIPSQGNAGQAGGDYGDLFVFIFVQAHPHFERNGIDLYCAVPISMTQAALGGEINIKSLDEKTLKLKIPAGTQNGKLLRIRGEGVPSGIGRKGDLYIQIQVQIPSKLSSKSRKLLQEISELEGENENPSLIALKDLP from the coding sequence ATGTTTTTAGAGGTTCCCAAATTTTTACACTGGGAGTTTTTAGTGCCGGCATCTAAAAGAGACTATTATGAGGTTTTGGGCGTAGATAAAAAAGCCTCAAATGATGACATCAAAAAAGCATATCGAAAATTAGCAATCAAGTATCATCCCGATAAAAACCAAGGGGATAAGGCTGCTGAAGAAAAATTTAAAGAAGCAACCGAAGCTTATGAAATTCTTATCGACGAAAAAAAGCGCAGCATGTATGACCAATTCGGTCATGCCGGTGTAGACGGAATGGCGGGCGGCGGAGGCTATGATCCTTCTGCCTTCCAAGGTTTTGAAGACATTTTCGGCGGAAGCTTTTCGGATATTTTTGAAAATTTATTCGGCGGAGGCTTTGCCCGCTCATCGGGCTTTGGAGGCCGTCATGCAGGCCCTATACGCGGTTCCAATTTGCGCTATGATCTTCAAATTTCTTTTGTTGATGCCGTTTACGGAAAAAAAGCCGAACTCAGTTATACCCGCAATGAAAAATGCTCCGAATGTCATGGAACAGGCAGCGAAAGCGGAAGCTCAAAAAGGATGTGCCCCGATTGTAAGGGTACCGGGCAGGTGCGTCAGAGTACCGGTTTCTTTTCTATATCTAGGCCATGCCCTACCTGCGGCGGCGAAGGCTCCATAATCGAAAAACCGTGTAAAAAGTGCGGTGGAAACGGCTTGAAGCGCAAAAAACAGCGTATAATCGTTACCATTCCTGCCGGTGTCGAAAACGGAAAACGGATTACTATTCCCAGTCAAGGAAATGCAGGTCAGGCAGGCGGGGATTATGGCGACCTCTTTGTATTTATCTTTGTTCAAGCTCATCCTCATTTTGAGCGGAACGGAATAGATCTTTACTGTGCAGTTCCCATCTCAATGACTCAGGCTGCCTTGGGCGGAGAAATAAACATCAAATCCCTTGACGAAAAAACCTTAAAACTTAAAATTCCGGCCGGAACACAAAACGGGAAACTTTTAAGAATCAGAGGTGAAGGTGTTCCTTCAGGAATAGGCCGAAAGGGCGATCTTTATATTCAAATTCAAGTGCAAATTCCTTCAAAATTGTCATCAAAATCAAGAAAACTTTTGCAGGAAATTTCAGAACTTGAAGGAGAAAACGAAAATCCGAGCCTCATAGCCCTAAAGGATTTACCTTAA